A genomic segment from Legionella quinlivanii encodes:
- a CDS encoding peptide MFS transporter, protein MNTSPKNHPKSLRVFFATEMWERYGFYVIQTLLALYLAKHFNWNDKDIYALVGSFTALTYVSPVLGGWVADKLLGQKRTIITGGIILFCCYLLLGFIDSNFSLLCSLAGISVGTGLFKPNISSLLGNEYADDSNQRENGFTIFYMGITLGIIFGCTFPNQLTYYFGWPVSFISAAIGMLFGLLVFVLGIIKYQIDDYAAYEYSFKNILLAALVVVVLWLASFFILTYTTLANFAFAGIVLLSAGYFAYTIKEQSSYDARKTIVISLLCIISIIFWAFYFQMFLSFTLFIARVVKQNLFGLHFPPPYYVSIQSFGAIVFGLYLSRRKYNAVTRHAGIQSANKFLLSMCFMTAAFLSLTLICRTSENDLLLSPLLFIPIYLMISLAELLLYPIGLSIVTVLAPRKKVSTMTGIFFVSLGVGGFLAGKLAELAAVPHQELSLPVLKAYYASGFSTITCLLIAALFICFILNRLIKRLLSNAPAEYQSAGDHFAESQIEAC, encoded by the coding sequence ATGAATACTAGCCCAAAAAATCATCCAAAATCATTGCGCGTTTTCTTCGCAACCGAGATGTGGGAGCGTTACGGTTTCTACGTGATACAAACCTTGCTGGCACTTTATCTTGCAAAACACTTTAATTGGAATGATAAAGATATTTATGCTCTTGTAGGTTCCTTTACAGCTCTCACTTATGTTTCGCCGGTTTTAGGCGGCTGGGTTGCCGATAAACTACTTGGCCAGAAAAGAACGATCATTACTGGAGGGATTATCTTATTCTGTTGCTATTTACTATTGGGATTTATCGATTCCAACTTTAGCTTACTCTGTTCTTTAGCAGGGATTTCCGTTGGCACAGGTTTATTCAAGCCTAATATCTCCTCTTTGCTCGGCAATGAATATGCAGATGACTCCAATCAAAGAGAAAACGGGTTTACCATTTTTTATATGGGCATCACTCTGGGGATCATTTTTGGCTGTACTTTTCCAAACCAATTGACCTACTATTTTGGATGGCCTGTGTCATTTATTAGCGCAGCCATTGGCATGCTATTTGGATTACTAGTCTTTGTTTTGGGCATTATTAAATATCAGATAGACGATTATGCCGCCTACGAATATTCATTTAAAAATATTCTATTAGCAGCTCTGGTAGTGGTGGTTTTATGGTTGGCCTCGTTTTTTATTCTGACCTACACAACCTTAGCCAATTTTGCATTTGCCGGCATTGTACTGCTCTCAGCGGGTTATTTTGCATACACAATAAAAGAACAATCATCCTATGATGCACGAAAAACAATAGTCATTAGCTTGTTATGCATTATTTCCATTATTTTTTGGGCTTTTTATTTTCAAATGTTTTTGTCATTCACTTTGTTTATTGCACGAGTGGTGAAACAAAACTTATTCGGATTACACTTCCCTCCACCTTATTATGTGAGCATTCAAAGTTTTGGCGCGATTGTGTTTGGTCTGTATTTATCTCGACGGAAATATAATGCCGTAACCCGGCATGCAGGGATTCAATCAGCGAATAAATTTCTATTGTCGATGTGTTTTATGACCGCGGCCTTTTTATCGCTAACCCTTATCTGCAGAACCAGTGAAAACGACCTGCTGTTATCCCCCCTGCTGTTTATTCCTATTTACCTAATGATCTCGTTAGCGGAATTATTGTTATATCCGATTGGACTTTCAATTGTCACCGTGCTCGCACCCCGTAAAAAAGTAAGCACCATGACAGGCATTTTTTTCGTCTCCCTGGGGGTCGGAGGTTTTCTGGCCGGGAAGTTAGCTGAATTAGCAGCTGTACCCCATCAGGAGTTATCTTTGCCGGTATTAAAAGCCTATTATGCCTCTGGCTTTAGTACGATTACCTGCTTATTGATAGCCGCTCTTTTTATATGCTTTATTTTGAATCGGCTCATAAAACGCTTGCTATCTAATGCCCCTGCAGAATATCAAAGTGCTGGAGATCATTTCGCTGAAAGTCAGATTGAAGCGTGTTGA
- a CDS encoding asparagine synthase C-terminal domain-containing protein — MSLPLSGGIDSSLIAALMAKKVEHFSTYSIGSEENNEFPFSKIVADHLNTRHQEFILSNNDIMRGIIEAIFYNEIFDGLSAEIQSGLFNLYRLDAGKSSAMVTGYGADLIFGGVLDHTCSAERVNQLLWEQIYRTRWTGEFSNFGALHYGIKIKHPFWNLKLISYCLNLDPSLKLARGEVKVFVRDHLHSQQLLPDAITWRKKIGIHEGSSKNKIFAQLIGVDTANYEAKSLFSYELYKRFLTGSPIPESLMTSDFRQLVA, encoded by the coding sequence ATTTCCTTACCCCTCTCAGGCGGTATCGATTCAAGCCTTATTGCCGCATTGATGGCCAAAAAAGTGGAACACTTCAGCACTTATTCAATAGGCAGTGAAGAAAATAATGAATTTCCGTTTTCAAAAATTGTTGCAGACCATTTAAATACAAGGCATCAGGAATTCATTTTATCTAATAACGATATTATGAGAGGTATAATTGAAGCTATTTTTTATAATGAAATATTTGATGGCCTCTCCGCTGAAATTCAATCGGGCTTATTTAATTTATATCGATTAGACGCAGGAAAAAGCAGTGCCATGGTCACAGGCTATGGAGCTGATTTAATTTTTGGAGGGGTATTAGATCACACATGCTCCGCTGAACGGGTTAATCAATTATTATGGGAACAAATATACAGGACTCGCTGGACAGGAGAGTTTTCAAACTTTGGCGCTTTACACTATGGAATAAAAATTAAGCATCCATTTTGGAATCTTAAATTAATCAGTTATTGCTTGAATTTAGATCCCTCACTCAAACTCGCGAGAGGCGAAGTTAAAGTATTCGTTCGTGATCATCTGCATAGTCAACAATTGCTTCCAGATGCAATAACCTGGAGGAAAAAAATCGGTATTCATGAAGGCTCATCAAAGAATAAAATTTTTGCTCAGCTAATTGGAGTGGACACTGCCAATTATGAAGCAAAATCCCTGTTTAGTTACGAATTATACAAGCGTTTTTTAACTGGAAGCCCGATTCCTGAATCCTTGATGACTTCCGATTTTCGTCAATTAGTAGCCTAA
- a CDS encoding enoyl-CoA hydratase/isomerase family protein, protein MTNLVSIEDRADIRILTFNHPNQHNPFNNALENAVIDALEEADKAPQINAVVVYGGKNRSFSVGGDFNEVKLFTGGEDVEQWIDRIINLYLAALNLKKPSIACLDGFSIGIGFQLAMMFDWRIMADTGVLIMPELKHGIGCTIGAAILSKVCGYNAMKEIIYGCEPINPERALVYQLINEIHPAEQALEQAVSHAKKMSAYSQVSFQNTKRAINKPMIEALLRTAEESKNTHKACFANKSAEQHFIKILGEKY, encoded by the coding sequence ATGACAAATTTAGTATCTATTGAAGACAGAGCGGATATTCGCATACTGACTTTTAATCACCCCAACCAGCATAATCCGTTTAATAATGCTTTAGAAAATGCAGTAATCGATGCATTAGAAGAAGCAGACAAAGCACCACAGATTAATGCGGTGGTGGTCTATGGAGGAAAAAATCGTTCCTTTAGCGTCGGTGGTGATTTCAATGAGGTAAAACTTTTTACCGGCGGAGAGGATGTTGAACAATGGATTGATAGAATTATTAATCTATATTTAGCAGCGCTTAACCTTAAAAAGCCAAGCATTGCCTGTTTAGATGGTTTCTCAATCGGGATTGGTTTTCAGCTGGCTATGATGTTTGATTGGCGCATCATGGCGGACACGGGTGTTTTAATCATGCCTGAATTAAAACACGGAATAGGATGCACCATTGGAGCGGCCATCCTCTCTAAAGTATGTGGTTACAACGCAATGAAAGAGATTATTTATGGTTGTGAACCTATTAATCCAGAACGCGCATTGGTCTATCAATTGATTAATGAAATTCATCCCGCGGAACAGGCTTTGGAGCAAGCTGTATCACATGCAAAAAAAATGTCAGCTTACTCGCAGGTTTCTTTTCAAAATACAAAACGTGCTATCAATAAACCCATGATTGAAGCGCTATTACGTACGGCTGAAGAATCTAAAAATACCCATAAGGCATGTTTTGCTAATAAAAGCGCAGAACAGCATTTCATCAAAATACTTGGCGAAAAATATTAG
- a CDS encoding LOG family protein, which yields MQQRKAMMQKISDMFVVMPGGLGTLEEAIETWNAIKIGELTKPIGILNINGYFDGLFSFVNSCEQAGFLTARASNIPISSSNIRLLWNEMLEQYKAGHSVSNSVV from the coding sequence ATGCAGCAACGTAAGGCTATGATGCAAAAAATATCTGATATGTTTGTTGTGATGCCTGGCGGCCTTGGAACGTTAGAAGAAGCAATTGAGACATGGAATGCAATAAAAATTGGAGAATTAACAAAACCCATTGGTATTTTAAATATTAATGGATATTTTGATGGACTATTTTCATTCGTGAATTCATGTGAGCAAGCTGGTTTCCTAACTGCACGGGCAAGCAATATCCCTATTTCAAGTTCTAATATTCGATTGCTTTGGAATGAAATGCTTGAGCAATACAAAGCAGGCCATTCTGTTTCTAATAGCGTGGTGTAA
- a CDS encoding DUF3597 domain-containing protein translates to MSIFGSIVSAIFGTAKAATAAVTAGNTTAAPSTPKPMTGAEVEAMIQKIADTTGRKDYNWKQSIVDLMKLLNLDSSLSSRKQLAQELGYTGALDGSAEMNVWLHKQVMIKLAESGGVVPDSLK, encoded by the coding sequence ATGAGCATTTTTGGTAGCATTGTTTCCGCAATTTTTGGTACTGCAAAAGCAGCTACAGCAGCGGTCACCGCCGGCAACACGACGGCAGCCCCCTCCACCCCAAAGCCGATGACAGGAGCTGAAGTCGAAGCGATGATCCAAAAGATCGCCGATACTACTGGTCGTAAGGACTACAATTGGAAACAATCCATTGTCGACTTGATGAAGCTACTGAACCTCGATTCAAGCCTTAGCAGCCGCAAGCAGCTTGCCCAGGAACTTGGCTATACTGGAGCCCTCGACGGTTCGGCTGAGATGAATGTCTGGCTCCACAAGCAGGTTATGATTAAGCTTGCCGAAAGTGGCGGCGTCGTACCTGACAGCCTTAAATAA
- a CDS encoding acyl carrier protein, whose translation MNTQQFNTLIADEEIPDGLIDSLQKCWLELFNSTSIDLNESFFHLGADSITVLKLLFRIQQQFGIRLVFRDIFENPTINLQAHLIKCKTHELS comes from the coding sequence ATGAATACCCAGCAATTCAATACCCTTATAGCGGATGAAGAGATACCGGATGGACTTATCGATTCATTGCAGAAATGTTGGTTAGAGCTATTCAATTCTACAAGTATCGATCTCAATGAATCATTCTTTCATTTAGGCGCCGATTCTATCACTGTATTGAAGCTGCTCTTTCGTATCCAACAACAATTCGGGATCCGCTTAGTTTTCAGGGATATTTTTGAAAACCCAACGATAAATTTACAGGCACATTTAATTAAATGCAAAACGCATGAATTATCATAA
- a CDS encoding carbapenam-3-carboxylate synthase domain-containing protein: protein MGIYYSFVAVSRNNSDDLLEISSKTLEPHIIINTTSWSFLFKGQSKLPVQNVLHSHGSYDYFFIGEVYNVAELRVLLARYSSNALTCAIPELLYLLYAFHGKQAFSLVDGPFTFIKCRDKELTVITDALGCLPVNVIFNSSVWVSSELKMLAKTKAVQFDFIAPEQLIAIENKSDDFLPIKNVRKIKPGQEFSIHWDGQNHPYVNAVDLCTLALGRDQNMEAAEASRIVFQLIDNSLQNCIQN, encoded by the coding sequence ATGGGAATTTATTATTCATTTGTTGCTGTATCGAGGAACAATAGCGACGATTTACTTGAAATATCTTCAAAAACTTTAGAACCTCACATCATTATTAATACAACGTCCTGGAGTTTTTTATTTAAAGGACAGAGCAAGCTCCCAGTTCAGAATGTTCTACATAGCCATGGCTCTTACGATTATTTTTTCATCGGTGAAGTATATAATGTGGCCGAATTGAGGGTTCTTCTTGCCAGGTATTCATCCAATGCTTTGACCTGCGCTATTCCTGAACTGCTTTATCTTTTATATGCTTTTCACGGAAAGCAAGCCTTTTCTCTGGTTGATGGCCCATTTACATTTATAAAATGCCGCGATAAAGAATTAACAGTCATTACAGACGCTCTCGGCTGCCTGCCGGTCAATGTCATTTTTAACTCCTCTGTCTGGGTGAGCTCTGAGTTAAAAATGCTTGCTAAAACAAAAGCGGTTCAATTTGATTTTATTGCGCCAGAACAATTAATCGCGATTGAAAATAAAAGCGATGATTTCTTGCCAATTAAAAATGTCCGAAAAATAAAGCCTGGACAAGAATTCAGCATTCATTGGGACGGCCAGAATCACCCCTATGTTAATGCAGTTGACTTATGTACCTTGGCCTTGGGCAGAGATCAAAACATGGAAGCCGCGGAAGCCAGCCGCATCGTATTTCAGCTTATTGATAATTCATTACAGAATTGTATTCAAAATTAA
- a CDS encoding non-ribosomal peptide synthetase, with protein MAASGLQTLELSTAQRNMWLLNALDKENTSYVITLAYELEGPLNLRALEQSIEVVCERHPLLKSYYPSEEGVPVKKQDSALQIKLEQMDQSSFGFSDNEILDYVNQLANRVFDISKPPLIRFCLIKCSEQKHVLIFSMHHIISDGWSLGILLNDLSEAYNAYSSNRTPGFSRNLSTYEEYIQHHDFSRLSETERKKIQSYWQEHLDGYEVVNFPYDNSRLPTQQFKSKKYEVFIDLNTTMALESLCVEHSATLYMGLMTLFCLILKRYTGQNDLILGTPVCNRPAPEFEHTVGLFVNSLVVRLKFQKNPSFIEALAVVREEMLQGLEHQDMPFDKLVELISPERTIGKNPIFQTMFALQNAYNNTLDFNHIHCTELLSDTALSRFDLESVFWRTAQGIKWRIVYNEHLISDRKCKAMAEHFKNILQDIIQTPTKPLNSIAYLTKSEADYIQCISQGASSIPDSISCIHELIERNAGIWSNKLAIKQWENDRLTYQELDTQSSQLARILFKKYSTTDEQIRVAVRMKPGVELAITLLAILKAGMIIIPLNYDDPEERIHAIIKSANTDVVIVDGLRMNIPECITYDSLYALSITSQLQLVLPKVSPETLAYIIFTSGTTGDPKGVMIEHKSLTNTLLACQNAFMFNEADVFACASVFAFDIFFFEFFAALIAGGTTYFINKMELLDPEIISLIIPEITCMHLVPGVAHSVINLLQAHHLFSSPTMRHFATGGDLVNQNLLIELRKQFPNAELSVLYGPTETAILASRYIVNSQNWDGKHPIGKPLDNTIILIADDAGNPQPIGIPGMLYIGGPGVSRGYINAPDLNQEKFVSIHNERYFKTGDIAQWLPNGIIDFIGRSDNQIKIRGHRIELGEVNACLNSYPAVKEAIVLVDMAENHKQLIAYAVLKKEGPTQEILQALKSHLQSKLPHYMVPNTIVILDKLPLTKNGKIDKKALSACRPIVSLDEHSNQALNAVEHIVHQVFCQVLNLKQMSADANFFDMGGNSLLSIQVVIKLRQKNFLIKPQDLFKYQSITALSKAIQQVHPTPIIKSEVDSKQHSTVRYKDQPGIKNILLLGSTGFLGIHLLNQLVNCNVRIYCIIRGTAEQTSLMRLRALYQFYFPEERNALLFNKIIVLDGDISFPDFKLSRDKYTELTNTVDTIINAAANVNHIGPKENLTSVNVDGIRNLINLCTLGCAKTLHHISTVGIKGLYKEQPLVFDESMLHVDQIHTEQYSESKYEAELLIHQYMQQGGQANIYRVGTIGPHYHSGSFQKNIEQHFLSRYIHSTIQLGLAGCWQDEILDITPVDSLATAITLFVFNSQYINKTFHLVSPDTISYYELVRFLQNCGYPIRMIDNQEFKNKLFSLNHSEQGEQALTGIIQLLDSHESPHNQLSCESTTKTLLFLEYHYPELTSRYLSKFMQHGIRRNYFPKPCYWDELISYPALTLNS; from the coding sequence ATGGCTGCATCTGGTTTACAGACACTTGAACTCTCAACCGCTCAAAGAAACATGTGGCTTCTTAATGCATTGGATAAGGAAAATACCTCCTATGTCATTACTTTAGCTTATGAGCTCGAAGGTCCGCTTAACCTTCGGGCCTTAGAGCAAAGTATCGAGGTGGTCTGCGAGAGACATCCTCTCTTAAAAAGCTACTATCCCTCTGAAGAGGGAGTGCCGGTTAAAAAGCAGGATTCGGCACTTCAAATTAAACTTGAGCAGATGGATCAATCTTCCTTTGGGTTTTCAGATAATGAAATCCTCGATTATGTCAATCAATTAGCCAATCGTGTCTTTGATATTAGCAAACCGCCGCTTATTCGATTTTGTTTGATTAAGTGCTCCGAACAAAAGCATGTTCTCATTTTTTCCATGCATCATATTATTTCCGATGGATGGAGTTTGGGGATATTACTGAATGATTTGAGTGAAGCGTATAATGCGTATAGTTCCAATAGAACGCCAGGTTTTAGCCGGAACTTAAGCACTTATGAGGAATACATCCAACACCATGATTTTTCTCGTTTAAGTGAGACAGAGCGTAAAAAGATTCAATCCTATTGGCAGGAGCATCTTGATGGCTATGAAGTGGTCAACTTCCCCTATGATAATTCCAGGCTGCCGACCCAACAATTTAAAAGCAAGAAGTACGAGGTTTTCATTGATCTCAATACAACTATGGCCCTGGAATCATTGTGTGTAGAGCATTCAGCGACCCTTTATATGGGCTTAATGACTCTCTTCTGCCTCATTTTAAAACGTTATACAGGCCAAAATGATCTCATCTTGGGAACACCAGTATGTAATAGACCTGCTCCAGAATTTGAACACACGGTCGGTTTATTCGTTAATTCTCTGGTTGTTCGACTGAAATTTCAAAAAAATCCCAGTTTTATTGAGGCCTTGGCTGTCGTCAGAGAAGAAATGCTCCAGGGGCTTGAACACCAGGATATGCCTTTTGACAAACTGGTTGAGTTGATAAGCCCTGAGCGCACTATAGGGAAAAATCCCATTTTCCAGACCATGTTTGCCTTACAAAATGCATACAACAATACCCTGGATTTTAATCATATTCATTGCACAGAACTTTTATCCGATACCGCTCTCTCCCGATTTGATCTGGAATCCGTTTTTTGGCGTACCGCCCAAGGGATAAAATGGCGAATCGTTTATAACGAACATCTGATATCCGATCGAAAATGCAAAGCCATGGCCGAGCATTTTAAAAATATTCTACAGGACATTATTCAGACACCGACAAAACCATTAAATAGCATTGCCTATTTAACTAAAAGCGAAGCAGATTATATCCAATGCATTTCGCAGGGCGCTTCCAGCATTCCGGATAGCATTTCCTGCATTCACGAACTCATTGAACGAAATGCAGGTATCTGGAGTAATAAGCTGGCAATTAAACAATGGGAAAATGACCGCTTAACTTACCAGGAGCTAGATACCCAATCTTCGCAATTAGCCAGAATTTTATTCAAGAAATATTCCACAACTGACGAACAAATTCGAGTCGCTGTACGAATGAAACCTGGAGTGGAATTAGCGATAACATTACTAGCCATTTTAAAAGCGGGAATGATCATTATTCCATTGAATTACGATGATCCAGAGGAGCGTATACACGCGATTATTAAAAGCGCCAATACGGATGTGGTCATTGTGGACGGCCTCAGGATGAACATCCCTGAATGTATTACTTATGACTCACTTTATGCGCTTTCAATCACCTCTCAGCTACAGCTTGTCTTGCCCAAAGTATCTCCTGAGACACTCGCCTATATTATTTTTACCTCAGGAACTACAGGGGATCCCAAAGGGGTAATGATTGAGCATAAAAGTTTAACCAATACTTTACTCGCCTGTCAGAATGCCTTTATGTTCAATGAAGCGGATGTTTTTGCCTGTGCCTCCGTCTTTGCCTTTGACATCTTTTTCTTTGAGTTTTTTGCTGCATTAATTGCCGGGGGAACCACTTATTTTATTAATAAGATGGAGCTGCTGGATCCAGAAATAATTAGCCTTATTATTCCAGAAATTACCTGTATGCATCTGGTTCCAGGTGTCGCTCATAGTGTAATCAATTTACTCCAGGCTCATCACCTGTTTTCATCCCCGACTATGCGCCATTTTGCAACAGGAGGCGATTTAGTTAACCAAAATCTGCTGATAGAGCTTAGAAAACAATTTCCTAATGCCGAGCTTAGCGTGTTATATGGCCCCACTGAAACGGCTATTCTTGCATCGCGCTATATAGTTAACAGCCAAAACTGGGATGGGAAACATCCGATCGGTAAGCCGCTGGATAATACGATTATTTTAATTGCGGATGATGCAGGTAATCCGCAGCCTATTGGCATTCCTGGCATGCTCTATATTGGCGGTCCTGGTGTTTCACGCGGCTATATCAATGCACCCGATTTAAATCAGGAAAAATTTGTTAGCATCCATAATGAGCGCTATTTTAAAACTGGCGATATTGCACAATGGCTTCCCAATGGAATCATTGATTTCATAGGAAGGAGCGATAATCAAATAAAAATCAGAGGTCACCGTATTGAGCTCGGTGAAGTGAACGCATGCCTTAATTCCTATCCAGCGGTAAAAGAGGCAATCGTTTTAGTCGATATGGCAGAGAACCATAAACAGTTAATCGCTTATGCTGTTCTAAAAAAAGAAGGTCCAACGCAGGAAATACTGCAGGCACTTAAGTCTCATTTGCAATCAAAACTACCCCATTATATGGTCCCCAATACCATTGTTATTTTAGATAAGTTGCCGTTAACCAAGAATGGTAAAATAGATAAAAAAGCTTTGTCAGCTTGTAGACCGATCGTTTCATTGGATGAGCATTCAAATCAGGCACTCAATGCAGTGGAACATATTGTTCATCAAGTGTTTTGTCAGGTTTTGAACTTAAAACAAATGAGTGCCGACGCCAATTTCTTCGATATGGGCGGCAACTCTCTGTTATCAATTCAGGTGGTGATTAAATTAAGGCAAAAAAATTTCTTAATTAAACCGCAGGATTTATTTAAATATCAGAGCATTACGGCACTTAGTAAGGCGATTCAACAGGTACATCCAACGCCAATAATAAAGTCAGAAGTGGATTCCAAACAACATTCTACAGTCCGCTATAAAGACCAACCGGGTATAAAAAACATTTTATTGCTCGGCAGTACTGGCTTTTTAGGTATACATCTTTTAAATCAACTCGTGAATTGCAATGTACGCATTTACTGCATTATCAGAGGAACTGCAGAACAAACCTCGTTAATGCGTTTAAGAGCGCTTTATCAGTTTTATTTTCCTGAAGAACGAAATGCGCTGCTTTTTAATAAAATCATTGTATTAGATGGCGATATTAGCTTTCCTGATTTTAAACTGAGCCGAGATAAATATACAGAGTTAACAAATACAGTCGATACCATTATTAATGCGGCCGCGAATGTGAACCATATTGGGCCAAAAGAAAATCTGACGTCGGTGAATGTCGATGGGATCCGAAATCTAATTAATTTATGTACCCTTGGCTGTGCCAAAACCCTGCACCATATTTCCACTGTCGGCATTAAGGGTTTATATAAAGAACAGCCGCTTGTTTTTGATGAAAGCATGCTTCATGTGGATCAAATTCATACCGAACAATATTCTGAAAGTAAATATGAAGCAGAGTTACTGATTCATCAGTATATGCAGCAAGGCGGGCAAGCAAATATCTATAGAGTGGGAACGATAGGACCTCATTATCACAGCGGATCGTTTCAAAAAAATATAGAGCAACATTTCCTTTCAAGATATATTCATTCAACTATTCAATTAGGTTTAGCCGGCTGCTGGCAGGATGAAATCCTTGATATTACCCCTGTGGACAGTTTGGCAACAGCCATCACCCTGTTCGTATTTAATTCGCAATATATCAACAAAACCTTTCATCTCGTATCACCTGACACCATTTCTTATTATGAATTGGTCAGATTTTTACAAAATTGCGGTTATCCGATACGAATGATTGACAACCAGGAATTTAAAAACAAACTATTTTCCCTCAATCATTCAGAACAAGGTGAACAGGCATTAACAGGGATCATTCAACTTCTGGACAGCCATGAGTCACCTCATAACCAATTAAGCTGCGAGTCGACAACTAAAACCCTGCTTTTTTTGGAGTACCATTATCCTGAACTGACCAGCCGCTATTTAAGCAAATTCATGCAACATGGCATTCGTCGGAATTATTTTCCCAAGCCATGCTATTGGGATGAATTAATCAGCTATCCCGCTTTAACCCTTAATTCGTAA
- a CDS encoding aldo/keto reductase — protein sequence MEYRQLGKSGLQVSVLGLGTWTTIGERLDLNASKAVLDCAFEQGINFFDTADVYNNGQSERVLGELLNYFNWPREAYVISSKVFFGLGANPRPNTYGLSRKHIIEACHASLKRLNLEYLDLYFCHRPDPNTPLLETVQAMSSLIHQGKILYWGTSEWTAAQLLEVYQLTENNSFLIPPISEQSQYNLFARERVENELTPLYESHGLGITVWSPLRSGLLAGRYNNGVPPDSRLAAKENEASRREVMGHNEDERIFLVNQLTDYVQQELNISLAELALAWCLRNKSVSSAIIGASTASQIIDNCKGISFAETMNTGIMRKLDDIMLNNVYAT from the coding sequence GTGGAATACAGGCAATTAGGTAAATCAGGACTTCAGGTCAGTGTACTGGGTTTAGGCACATGGACTACGATTGGTGAACGGCTTGATTTAAATGCCTCCAAAGCGGTATTAGATTGCGCGTTTGAGCAAGGCATCAATTTTTTTGATACGGCAGATGTCTATAATAATGGGCAGTCAGAGCGTGTTTTGGGGGAATTATTAAACTATTTTAACTGGCCCCGTGAAGCGTATGTCATTTCCAGTAAAGTATTTTTTGGATTAGGAGCTAATCCAAGGCCCAATACCTATGGCTTAAGCCGTAAACATATCATCGAGGCCTGTCATGCCTCTTTAAAGCGCCTCAATCTCGAGTATCTGGATCTGTATTTTTGCCACCGTCCCGATCCGAATACCCCTCTTTTAGAAACCGTGCAGGCAATGAGCAGCTTAATCCATCAAGGCAAGATATTGTATTGGGGAACCTCTGAATGGACCGCGGCTCAATTATTGGAAGTGTACCAGCTTACAGAGAATAATTCCTTTCTTATTCCCCCTATCTCAGAGCAAAGCCAATATAACTTATTTGCTCGCGAGCGGGTTGAGAATGAACTAACGCCTTTATATGAGAGTCATGGTTTAGGAATTACCGTCTGGTCGCCTTTGCGTTCAGGATTACTTGCTGGCCGATATAATAATGGCGTCCCCCCCGACTCAAGACTTGCGGCTAAAGAGAATGAAGCCTCACGACGGGAAGTAATGGGACACAATGAGGACGAGCGCATCTTCCTTGTGAACCAATTGACAGACTATGTACAACAGGAATTAAACATCAGTTTAGCGGAGCTTGCATTAGCATGGTGCCTTAGAAATAAAAGCGTATCTTCCGCAATCATAGGGGCATCGACTGCCAGTCAAATTATTGATAATTGCAAAGGGATCTCTTTTGCAGAAACAATGAATACCGGCATTATGCGAAAGCTGGATGACATTATGCTGAATAATGTGTACGCGACATAA